The Corticium candelabrum chromosome 17, ooCorCand1.1, whole genome shotgun sequence genome has a segment encoding these proteins:
- the LOC134193486 gene encoding uncharacterized protein LOC134193486, which produces MKSLAKRLQNDRSLLYRYDQVIKDQLNQGIIERVTETESSSVKHYLPHHPVLIPTKETTKLRIVYDGSSKPRKELKSLNECLHRGSILLPNLCADIEKPFLQIEIQSKERDVTRFLWFKDVMKPDQIEGNLATYPFCRVPFGLICSPFLLEGTLKFHLQREGSSIAKSIAENIYVDNILVGADSPPNAYQLFERARQIFKEATMNLQQWTSNSLEFFPHIPDDRKVKGSTVKPFSPCQEWRDYRSESCVSKMRLTPIQSAVANEEYQKKGKKLTLPQLQLLSTVIGVRAANFVQDQLKLQNSKLINSID; this is translated from the exons ATGAAATCATTAGCCAAACGACTACAAAATGATAGATCACTTCTCTATCGCTATGACCAAGTTATAAAAGATCAATTGAACCAAGGAATAATTGAAAGAGTAACTGAGACTGAATCAAGTTCTGTAAAACACTATTTGCCGCATCATCCAGTCTTAATCCCAACGAAGGAAACAACCAAACTACGAATTGTTTATGATGGATCTTCAAAACCAAGAAAGGAACTCAAGAGTCTCAACGAGTGTTTACACAGAGGATCGATTCTTCTACCGAATCTATGTG CTGACATTGAAAAGCcttttcttcaaattgaaaTACAGTCAAAGGAAAGAGACGTTACAAGGTTTTTGTGGTttaaagacgtcatgaaaccTGACCAGATAGAAGGAAACCTTGCAACATACCCATTCTGCAGAGTACCATTTGGGTTGATTTGCAGTCCCTTTCTGTTAGAGGGAACTCTGAAATTTCATCTTCAAAGGGAAGGAAGTTCAATAGCCAAATCTATTGCTGAGAACATTTATGTTGACAACATTTTAGTTGGAGCAGATTCTCCTCCTAATGCTTATCAACTGTTTGAAAGAGCAAGGCAAATATTCAAAGAAGCCACTATGAACTTACAACAATGGACATCTAATTCACTCGAATTTTTTCCACATATACCTGATGATCGGAAAGTAAAGGGAAGCACAGTCAAG CCGTTTTCTCCTTGTCAAGAGTGGAGAGACTATCGAAGTGAATCTTGTGTTTcaaaaatgcgtttgactCCAATTCAATCAGCTGTTGCAAACGAAGAATATCaaaagaaaggaaagaaacTTACGTTACCACAACTTCAGTTACTATCAACAGTGATTGGAGTCAGAGCTGCAAACTTTGTTCAAGATCAGCTGAAGCTTCAGAACTCTAAACTAATAAATAGTATTGACTGA